The genomic DNA TTCCACTATAACTGTTGTGAGAACGACTATAACCGTAACGCTTAATATTGTTTCTCCCCATTGTATAAGTTGAGCGTTATGATAAAGCCTTCCCAAGCTCAAAGGCAAACTTGCAAGTGCTGCAGGCACGACTCCTCTTGGTCCTTCAAAAGAGATGAACAGATACTCTCTCCACGACCATTTTTTCAATGGAAGAAGTGTTGTTCCCGCAAGAGGTCTTGCCACAAAAATAACTATTCCTGCCACGATACTTCCAAGAACAAGATTGGCACCTATGATTTTGAGATCAAGACTGGCTCCTAGCAACAAGAATATAAAAACTGTTGAAAGGCTTGACAGTATTTCGTTGAACCTCACTTCGAAGTCCAAAGCTCTTTGAACGCTTTCCGATTCTCCATGTTTTTTGAAGAATATTTTGTGGTTCCCCAAAACTATCCCAATAGTGGTTGCAACCAAATAACCTGAAGCTTGAAAATACTCTCCCACAAAAAAGCCACTGAAAGCCAGCGAAAGCGCATAAATAACTGGCGTTCTTTCAAGTTTAAGCCATCTTATAAGCCAATATCCCAATATTCCCATTCCTATACCAATTGCTATTGAAGCTCCAACTTCATAAAGGAAAAAGAGAATAGCTGCTGGATAAAGAGAGGTGTACTTTGCTATGCCTTCCAAGAATTTAGCACTTTGAGCATTGGGCAAAAGAAAGGCTATAGCAAGAGTTGTCAGCACGATACCAAGTGGATCGTTGAAAATCGATTCTGTAACTATTACGGTTTTTATATCTTCGTTGACTTTATTCTGTTTGAAAAGTGGTATAAGCGTTGCAGGATCGGTTGCACCTATTATGGCACCAAAAAGGAATCCAACGACAAATGGAACA from Mesoaciditoga lauensis cd-1655R = DSM 25116 includes the following:
- a CDS encoding cation:proton antiporter, which translates into the protein MMINVDMLSYTLAIVMFLGMISYLFGEKMHISYIPILIVVGMIFGPILGMINREIAHYIFDYIRVFGLIIILFTEGHDLKWPLLKKHMATISILDTVGLLITASVAAFAFSWLFHVPFVVGFLFGAIIGATDPATLIPLFKQNKVNEDIKTVIVTESIFNDPLGIVLTTLAIAFLLPNAQSAKFLEGIAKYTSLYPAAILFFLYEVGASIAIGIGMGILGYWLIRWLKLERTPVIYALSLAFSGFFVGEYFQASGYLVATTIGIVLGNHKIFFKKHGESESVQRALDFEVRFNEILSSLSTVFIFLLLGASLDLKIIGANLVLGSIVAGIVIFVARPLAGTTLLPLKKWSWREYLFISFEGPRGVVPAALASLPLSLGRLYHNAQLIQWGETILSVTVIVVLTTVIVETLWVGPLKKKLLEN